The following is a genomic window from Bacteroidia bacterium.
TTGCAGATGATCAACCGGTCACAGGGAGCGGCAGGCTACGAATGGGACTTCGGCGTTTTCCAGGGAATGTCAGACAAAGAGAATCCATTATTCACTTACGCCGACCCGGGCATTTACACGATCACACTTACGGCATACAACGAATATTGGGTTTGTCCGACGACCTATTCCCTTACCATCGAAATTCTCCCTGACGGAGCCATATTTTTCCCCAATGCTTTTACTCCCAATGATGACGGCAACAACGATATATTTTATTTTGGCGGGGAAGGAATTGTCGAACTCCACGGCATGATATTCAACCGGTGGGGAGAAATGATCGCTACGATTCCGGCACTGGATCAGGGGTGGAATGGCCATACGCAAAATGGAAATCCGGCACCGGAAGGCGTTTACACCTATGTAGTAAGAGGCACTTTTAATACAGGCAAAAAATTTGAGCGGGCGGGGACGATTACGTTAATACGTTAAGTTATTAGCTGTACGGACAGAAATGAATGATTAACAAGGATTTAGATATAATACACATAAATCCCCGGTTTTTCTTAATTTGCCCCGACGCCTTAATTCATTGTCATGAAACAGTTGTACCTAATGTTTTTTTACCTCCTCGCCGGAATGGTTGCGACCCTCGCACAATCCCGCCAGGAAATCACCCTTTCAGATCAATGGCAATTTAGCGGCGCAGATGTAACCGGAAATAAAATTGAGGGCCAGGTAACCCTTCCCCATACGTGGAATGCAAAAGACGCTCAGGCCGGAATTCCCTATTATAGGGGCGAGGGTCGTTATGTCAGAACATTGGTTGCAGAACCAAACTGGCAGGGAAAGCGCGTATTTATACGGTTTGAAGGAGTCATGAGCAGTGCCCGGGTTTCATTTAACGGCAATCTTCTGGGCGAACACAAAGGCGGATATTCGGCTTTCTGCTACGAGATCACCGATTTTATCCGTTTTGGAGAGGAAAATAATATCGAAGTAATTGCCAGCAATGCAATCACCGAAGAAATACTCCCGCTGGCTGGGGATTTTAACCTGTATGGAGGAATCTACCGTCCGGTATCCCTGCTGGTCACCAGCAAAACCTGTATTTCACCGCTCGACTATGGCTCATCAGGGATTTACCTCAAACAAAAACTCGTATCTGAGCACCACGCTGAAATAGAGCTTTCGGCTATTATTTCCCACGGAGAAGAACAGGCTGCACTGGTTTTATTTCGTTCGACAGTATTTGATGCAGAAGGAAATATTGTCCTCACGGCAGACTCAGTGTATCGCTGTGAGCCAGGAAACCAGACCATGGTCCAATCGCTACATATTGACAAACCGCACCTATGGAAAGGTCGCAAAGATCCTTATCTCTATCGGGTAAGGGTTCAGATGTATCGAATGAATCAGGTCATTGAGGAATTGTCCGAACCTCTGGGACTTCGCTATTTTCACGTTACCCCCAGTGAAGGTTTTTTCCTGAATGGAATTCCCTATCCGCTGCGAGGGGTATGCCGGCATCAGGACAAGGAAGATATGGGATCTGCACTTTCAACAGCAGATCACAAAGAAGATGTGGATCTGATCATGGAGTTGGGGGCAAATACCATTCGCCTCGCGCACTATCAGCAGGCGGAAGAAATGTACAGCCTTTCCGATACGGCAGGGCTGGTCATCTGGGCGGAAATACCTTTTGTCGGAATGCCGGGCTTTGGCCGTTCAAACAACGGATATATCAACTCTGAGGAGTTTCACGCCAATGCCATGCAGCAGCTTACCGAATTGATTCGGCAGAACTACAACCACCCTTCTATCTGTTTCTGGGGTATTTTCAACGAAATCCAAAACCCGAAAGATGCAAGTCCGGTCGATCTGGTGAAAAAGCTCAACAATCTGGCCCATAAAGAAGATCCCACCCGCATCACAACGGCTGCCAGCATGCTTGATACAGAAGAGCCGATCCACGATATTACGGATGTGATTGCGTGGAATAAATACTTCGGATGGTATTACAACGATCCGGAGAAAATAGGGGAGTGGCTGGACAAAACTCACGCAAAATACCCATCCTGGTCAATCGGAATCAGCGAATACGGTGCAGGAGCAAGTATTTACCAGCACGAAATTGATCCCGGCCGGCCCAATCCATTTGGCTCGCCGCACCCCGAAGAGTGGCAAAACTATTACCACGAAGCGCATTACAAGGCATTTAAAGAGCGGCCTTATGTATGGGGAACCTTTTTGTGGAACATGTTTGACTTTAGTGCCGACTTCCGAAGAGAAGGAGACCACCCCGGGCGAAACGATAAAGGACTTGTAACTTACGACCGAAAGGTCAAAAAAGACGCTTTTTATCTATACAAAGCCAACTGGTCAGAAGAACCTGTGCTGTA
Proteins encoded in this region:
- a CDS encoding glycoside hydrolase family 2 TIM barrel-domain containing protein; this translates as MKQLYLMFFYLLAGMVATLAQSRQEITLSDQWQFSGADVTGNKIEGQVTLPHTWNAKDAQAGIPYYRGEGRYVRTLVAEPNWQGKRVFIRFEGVMSSARVSFNGNLLGEHKGGYSAFCYEITDFIRFGEENNIEVIASNAITEEILPLAGDFNLYGGIYRPVSLLVTSKTCISPLDYGSSGIYLKQKLVSEHHAEIELSAIISHGEEQAALVLFRSTVFDAEGNIVLTADSVYRCEPGNQTMVQSLHIDKPHLWKGRKDPYLYRVRVQMYRMNQVIEELSEPLGLRYFHVTPSEGFFLNGIPYPLRGVCRHQDKEDMGSALSTADHKEDVDLIMELGANTIRLAHYQQAEEMYSLSDTAGLVIWAEIPFVGMPGFGRSNNGYINSEEFHANAMQQLTELIRQNYNHPSICFWGIFNEIQNPKDASPVDLVKKLNNLAHKEDPTRITTAASMLDTEEPIHDITDVIAWNKYFGWYYNDPEKIGEWLDKTHAKYPSWSIGISEYGAGASIYQHEIDPGRPNPFGSPHPEEWQNYYHEAHYKAFKERPYVWGTFLWNMFDFSADFRREGDHPGRNDKGLVTYDRKVKKDAFYLYKANWSEEPVLYITSRRYTLRNDKKTPVKVYANTDEVTLWVNGKSVGTTTGENGVFVWEEITLEPGNNQIKVTGKRNGKEYEDACVWVLESRMAVISKIFDLLPYVKPALIAGLFILIYLWRSAFSRQKRKRKPWKTRIWKIAFYLFLTGLILLFALQIALWYTGMGR